A genome region from Hevea brasiliensis isolate MT/VB/25A 57/8 chromosome 9, ASM3005281v1, whole genome shotgun sequence includes the following:
- the LOC131182838 gene encoding probable mitochondrial saccharopine dehydrogenase-like oxidoreductase At5g39410 has protein sequence MTGCPPYTYDLVILGASGFTGKYVVREALKFLNIPSCPLKSLALAGRNPTKLTQALNWASHPSTSPPIPILKADTTDPSSIRHLCTQTKLILNCVGPFRLYGEPVVAACAQSGCDYLDICGEPEFMERMEMKFHENAMETGSLVVSACGFDSVPAELGWMFNSRQWVSPAVPNQIEAYLSLESEKRIVGNFGTYESAILGVSNAEKLQELRRSRPKRAKPVIPGPFPPKGRLIEHSKEIRLWAVKLPSADSIVVRRTLATLTENPQGLPGVNESAEHIKKREAFWSMMKPAHFGVKLASKTLSGVIRFITVGVFMGLLGGNAIGRWLLFKFPSFFSLGWFRKKGPSEDEVRSATFKMWFVGRGFSDGNQVSQANMKPDMEIVTRLMGPEIGYLTTPIILVQCALILLSERDNLPKGGVFPPGIVFGPTDLQERLQQKGISFDVISKKALPA, from the exons ATGACGGGCTGTCCCCCTTACACTTATGACCTAGTAATCCTGGGAGCCTCAGGCTTTACAGGTAAATATGTTGTCAGAGAAGCCCTCAAGTTCCTCAACATCCCTTCTTGTCCCCTTAAATCCCTTGCTCTAGCAGGTCGCAACCCCACTAAACTAACCCAAGCCCTCAATTGGGCTTCCCACCCCAGCacttctcctccgatccctatcctCAAAGCCGACACTACCGACCCTTCTTCAATCCGTCATCTCTGCACCCAAACCAAGCTCATTCTCAATTGCGTTGGCCCTTTTCGCCTCTATGGTGAGCCCGTTGTTGCTGCTTGTGCTCAGTCTGG GTGCGATTACTTGGATATATGTGGGGAGCCTGAATTTATGGAGAGAATGGAAATGAAGTTCCACGAGAATGCAATGGAGACTGGTTCTTTAGTGGTTTCGGCATGTGGGTTTGATTCGGTTCCTGCTGAATTGGGGTGGATGTTTAATTCCAGGCAATGGGTGTCCCCGGCTGTACCAAACCAAATTGAGGCCTATTTGAGCTTGGAGTCGGAGAAAAGGATTGTTGGGAACTTTGGGACATATGAATCTGCAATTTTGGGAGTGTCCAATGCGGAAAAGTTGCAGGAGTTGAGGCGTTCAAGACCTAAAAGGGCAAAGCCCGTG ATTCCTGGACCCTTTCCTCCTAAAGGACGACTGATTGAACACTCAAAGGAGATTCGTCTTTGGGCTGTAAAGCTACCTTCTGCAGATTCTATTGTTGTTCGAAGAACTCTTGCAACACTGACAGAAAACCCCCAAGGTCTTCCTGGGGTTAATGAGAGTGCTGAACATATTAAAAAGAGAGAGGCTTTCTGGTCAATGATGAAGCCTGCCCATTTTGGGGTGAAGCTTGCCTCTAAAACTCTATCGGGTGTCATTCGGTTTATAACAGTTGGCGTGTTCATGGGTCTATTGGGTGGAAATGCTATTGGGAGGTGGCTTCTATTTAAATTTCCATCTTTTTTTAGTCTTGGATGGTTTAGGAAGAAGGGCCCCTCAGAGGATGAGGTGAGAAGTGCTACATTTAAGATGTGGTTTGTTGGACGTGGTTTCAGTGATGGGAATCAAGTTTCACAGGCAAACATGAAACCAGATATGGAAATAGTAACAAGACTAATGGGGCCTGAGATTGGCTATTTGACAACCCCTATAATCCTAGTTCAATGTGCTCTTATCCTTCTAAGCGAACGTGACAACCTGCCAAAGGGAGGAGTTTTCCCCCCAGGTATTGTATTTGGCCCTACTGATCTTCAAGAACGACTCCAACAGAAAGGAATATCTTTCGATGTCATTTCAAAGAAAGCTCTCCCTGCTTAA
- the LOC131182839 gene encoding uncharacterized protein LOC131182839: MLEDVHDEGRHRATRNIKARRRTGLLSGARKWTVTRRDSPGGSATGRRGQAGGRPLPRAVGGKREAGSATGRRGQAQEAGTAAGRREQAGGRPLPRAVGGKREAGSATGRRGQAQEAGTATGRRGAAQEAGSATGRRGQAGGRATPRGPSGSKREALRARGARGSSWEAGSATGCRGQAGGRPLPRAVGNSPRRPGRGPIEGSPGGRPLPQTCREQAGGPGSATGRRGQAEEAGAAGRREQEAGLCHGPSGQAPGGRQRHGPSGASPGGPGLCHGPSGASGRQAALPRAVGNKPRRQALPRAVGGKREAGLCHGPSGASGRQGSPRAVGGRRRGRSAPRAVLDLGKGWCSALDL, from the exons ATGCTAGAGGATGTACACGATGAAGGGCGACATCGTGCTACAAGGAATATCAAGGCTCG GCGCCGCACGGGACTCTTGTCAGGAGCTAGGAAGTGGACCGTGACACGTCGGGACAGCCCGGGAGGCAGCGCCACGGGCCGTCGGGGGCAAGCGGGAGGCAGGCCTTTGCCACGGGCCGTCGGGGGCAAGCGGGAGGCAGGCAGCGCCACGGGCCGTCGGGGGCAAGCCCAGGAGGCAGGCACTGCCGCGGGCCGTCGGGAGCAAGCGGGAGGCAGGCCTTTGCCACGGGCCGTCGGGGGCAAGCGGGAGGCAGGCAGCGCCACGGGCCGTCGGGGGCAAGCCCAGGAGgcaggcactgccacgggccgtcGGGGGGCAGCCCAGGAGGCAGGCAGCGCCACGGGCCGTCGGGGGCAAGCGGGAGGCAGGGCAACGCCACGCGGGCCGTCGGGGAGCAAGCGGGAGGCCTTGCGCGCCCGCGGGGCCCGGGGGAGCAGCTGGGAGGCAGGCAGCGCCACGGGCTGTCGGGGGCAAGCGGGAGGCAGGCCTTTGCCACGGGCCGTCGGGAACAGCCCCAGGAGGCCAGGCCGCGGGCCAATCGAGGGCAGCCCAGGAGGCAGGCCTTTGCCGCAGACCTGTCGGGAGCAAGCGGGAGGCCCAGGCAGCGCCACGGGCCGTCGGGGGCAAGCGGAGGAGGCAGGCGCCGCGGGCCGTCGGGAGCAAGAGGCAGGCCTTTGCCACGGGCCGTCGGGGCAAGCCCCAGGAGGCAGGCAGCGCCACGGGCCGTCGGGAGCAAGCCCAGGAGGCCCAGGCCTTTGCCACGGGCCGTCGGGAGCAAGCGGGAGGCAGGCAGCCTTGCCACGGGCTGTCGGGAACAAGCCCAGGAGGCAGGCCTTGCCACGGGCCGTCGGGGGCAAGCGGGAGGCAGGCCTTTGCCACGGGCCGTCGGGGGCAAGCGGGAGGCAGGGCAGCCCACGGGCTGTCGGGGGCAGGAGGAGAGGCAGGAGCGCGCCACGGGCTGTTTTGGACTTGGGAAAGGGATGGTGCTCGGCACTTGACCTTTAA